The following coding sequences lie in one Crassostrea angulata isolate pt1a10 chromosome 10, ASM2561291v2, whole genome shotgun sequence genomic window:
- the LOC128164603 gene encoding L-threonine ammonia-lyase-like, whose product MSKRRSEGTGAAPRGKKVKDEPSPTPSPCIGPPACNGAGNEVIKDPFCDPDNPKKVTFQDVSAAAYKIKDGIHHSPCIKSRMSSMLDMEIYFKKEFLQFTGSFKERGARYALSQLPKEQRAVGVIAASAGNHALALSYHGQSLGIPVTVVMPLIAPMMKVQACRSYGANVIIQGNDISESKVHAQKLGQENGCIYINGYDHPHILAGQGTMGLEIIEQVPDVDAVVIPVGGGGLIAGAALAIKNLKPSVKIIGVESERCASFSEAMKAGKPVRTEVSSTIADGLAVPTVGVNAFATAKDLIDKMVVVKEEYIALAILRLVELEKAIVEGAGATGLAAIMEGLLPELEGKKVVVALCGGNIDTTALGRVIDRGLAADGRLIRFVVTVSDRPGGIAELTKLLADMGVSIKDIFHERAWLKTDIFSVQVKCVVEARDKAHSEELEAALRKRYDQVAWLPKYF is encoded by the exons ATGTCC AAACGGCGATCGGAGGGAACTGGGGCAGCACCAAGGGGTAAAAAGGTCAAGGATGAACCCTCCCCCACACCCAGCCCCTGCATAGGTCCCCCTGCCTGTAATGGAGCAGGGAACGAAGTCATTAAAGACCCATTTTGTGATCCAGACAATCCAAAGAAAGTCACGTTTCAGGATGTTAGTGCAGCTGCTTATAAAATCAAAGATGGGATTCACCACAGTCCGTGTATT aaATCTAGAATGTCTTCCATGCTGGACATGGAAATCTATTTCAAAAAGGAATTCTTGCAGTTTACAGGAAG TTTCAAAGAAAGAGGGGCAAGATATGCTTTGAGTCAATTACCAAAA GAACAGAGGGCAGTCGGGGTAATAGCAGCCAGTGCTGGTAACCATGCGCTGGCCCTGTCTTATCATGGACAGTCTCTGGGCATTCCTGTTACCGTGGTGATGCCACTCATAGCGCCCATGATGAAAGTCCAAGCATGCAGAAGCTACGGAGCAAACGTCATTATCCAAGGCAACGATATATCAGAg TCAAAGGTTCATGCACAGAAATTGGGTCAAGAAAATGGGTGCATTTACATTAATGG CTACGACCACCCACACATCCTGGCAGGACAAGGCACTATGGGATTGGAGATCATCGAACAGGTGCCCGATGTCGATGCGGTGGTCATTCCTGTGGGAGGGGGAGGACTAATTGCAGGTGCAGCACTAGCCATCAAAAACCTGAAACCTTCTGTAAAAATCATT GGTGTTGAATCAGAGAGGTGTGCCAGTTTTTCTGAAGCCATGAAAGCTGGAAAGCCAGTCCGCACTGAGGTTTCCTCTACTATTGCTGATG GTTTGGCTGTACCAACAGTGGGAGTGAATGCATTTGCAACAGCAAAGGATCTTATTGATAAAATGGTTGTTGTAAA GGAAGAGTACATAGCTTTGGCCATTCTGCGATTGGTTGAACTGGAAAAGGCCATTGTGGAAGGTGCAGGGGCAACAGGACTGGCAGCCATAATGGAGGGCTTACTACCAGAACTTGAAGGGAAGAA AGTGGTGGTGGCTCTATGTGGTGGAAACATTGACACCACAGCTCTAGGCCGCGTGATAGATCGGGGTCTGGCAGCAGATGGTCGACTCATAAGATTTGTGGTGACTGTGTCGGACAGACCAGGAGGGATAGCGGAGCTCACTAAGCTCCTGGCTGATATGGGAGTCAG CATCAAAGACATATTCCATGAAAGAGCATGGCTGAAAACAGATATATTTTCAGTCCAG GTGAAATGTGTGGTGGAGGCCCGAGATAAAGCTCATTCGGAAGAATTAGAGGCAGCCCTAAGAAAGCGCTATGATCAAGTTGCCTGGTTACCCAAATACTTCTAA